The sequence AATACTCTACAGGATTGGTGCCACCAGAAGCGCCCTGGATGACCTAGTCTCCAATTCCCTTGGTGCCTTCGTCCTAGCAATACCATTCATACTACTAAACCCACCGCTGAATAATAATGCCTGGCTGTATGGCGCCCTATTCGCGATGCTTGGGCCCGTGTTCGGTACATACGTATTCCTAATCTCACTTAGGTATGCCGATGTGGGTATCGCTAACGTGATATCGTATGCCTACGTAGTCATATTACCAATAATGCTACTCATTATTAAGCCATCGTACTTAACCTACACATGGCCCGCACTACTAATCATGCTGGGGCTTTACTTGATAATGGGTTCAGGCAAGGGCACCATCTATGGGTACTCCATGGCACTACTCTCAGCCGTACTCTACGCCTTCTCCTTCCTAGCCCTCTACCGCGCCTATGACTACACGAGTCCGTGGGGCATAATATTCATCAGGGGCGTCGCCCTAATAATCGGTGCATTACTACTTAAGATCGCCCTTGAGGGGACCAGGATCAAACTCAGCGGTAAGGTTTTCCTGGCCGGCCTGATAAGTTACGGCGTCGGCGGACCCCTTTACGTATTGTCCGTTGACTACGCAGGTATTGCAGTGCCAACATTAATAACGGCATTATCGCCGGTAATAACGGAGGTCCTCGCCATAGTTAGACTCAAGGAGAAACTGAACAGGAAATCAATACTCGGCTTTACTGCAGTGATCACAGGCGTAGTAATAGCCTCACTTATCGGTATTCAGATTTAAATCTCTTAACGATCCATAACTTAGTGATGAGGGGTCGATAATATGGATGAGGAATGATTTAGGAGGGGACTGACTGATCACGGGCATGATCATCACATAACCGCCTTTCCCTTGCTAAGAACGGGAGGGAAACAACGGTGTATTTTAAGCTATTGAGGTGCATGTTGTTCGTTACGGCAGGATGATGCCCACTGCACCCGTGAAGGCCATACTGGAAACAATTACAGTAGAACTTATTTTAAATATTATCATATATTTACATATATCCATTATAGAACTTTAAAAATATTAGCAGGATAAAATTTATAAAACTATTAATTAATATAATGCACTGTGAAAGACATGAACAGCTCTACACTTAATGAGTTCCTGAGACAAAGAAACCTACTATTAAACGCAGGTAGTTATGAAGAGGCTAAGTCAAATTTCAGGTGGCCACCGCCTGATGAGTTTAACTGGGCTGTGGATTACTTCGATAAGTACCTAGCGGAGACCTCCACAAATCCAGCCCTTATTTACATAAATGATGAGTTATTCAAGTCAGGTGATTCAAGGATCCTCAGCTACCATGAACTTAGGGCTCGATCCAATAAATTAGCCAACGCACTTTCGGACCTTGGTATCAGCCGTGGGGACGTCGTCATGGTTATGCTAAATAATAGGCCTGAGCTCTTCGAATCATTCCTAGCCCTCATGAAGATAGGTGCCGTAATTTCGCCGGCAACCACCCTATTACTACCGTCGGATATTGAGGATAGGGCATCAAGGGCTCACTTCAAGGCCATTATTGCAGATCCGGAGGTCGTTAGTAGGATTGACCAGATTAAGGGCAATCTCGAGAAGCTCGGCGTTAAGTACTTCATAACCCTCAGTAAGCCAGGGCCTGGATGGCTTAATTACTATGAATTAACCAGCGGCAAGCCCGAGAACTTCCAGGGAGTTAAGACCAAGTCAGATGATTTACTCCTGGTTTACTTCACATCAGGTACCACCGCTAAACCCAAGATGGTCATGCACACCCAGTCAAGCTACCCAATAGGCCACCTAACAACCATGTACTGGGTTGGTGCCAAGCCCGGCTATAGGCACATGAACATCTCGAGTCCCGGATGGGCTAAGTGGGCTTGGTCGACATTCTTCGCAGCCTTCAATGCTGGTGCCACTACCGTGGTTTATGACTATAGTGGTAGGTTTAGTGCGGCTAATCATTTGAAGATTCTTGAGAATTACGGTGTTGACACACTATGTGCGCCACCAACTGTCTGGCGTATGATAATACTTGAGGACTTAACGAAGTATAACCTTGAGAAGATTAAGAGCTTCGTGAGCGCTGGTGAGCCGCTTAATCCGGAGGTTATTGAGCGTGTTTATAAGGCGGCTGGTAAGTATATACGTGATGGTTATGGGCAGACGGAGACCACGCTAATGGTTGGTAACTTCCCCGGCATGAAGATTAAGCCAGGCTCAATGGGTAAACCAGCCCCTGGCTATGACATAGTCCTCGTTGATGAGGATGGAAACCCCGTGGGTACTAATAGGGATGGGCACATAACCGTTAGGACCAGCCCAAGGCCCATTGGCCTAATGGTTGGTTATGACGATGAGAATAAGAATAGGGAGGTGTTTAGGCTCGGCCTGTACTTCACGGGTGACGTGGCCTTCATGAATGAGGAGGGTTACCTATACTTCGTTGGCCGTGCAGACGACGTGTTCAAGTCAAGCGACTATAGGATTAGCCCGTTTGAACTGGAGAGTGACTTGTTGAAGCACCCAGCTGTTGCCGAGGCTGCCGTGGTCCCAAGCCCAGACCTGATAAGGGGCTTCATACCGAAGGCGTACATCGTCCTTAAGCCAGGTTACACGCCAAGTAAGGATTTAGCGTATGACGTGTTTAAGTTCATTAGGCTTAACATAGCGCCGTATAAGAGGCCCAGGGCCATTGAGTTCGTGCCTGAACTACCCAAGACGATCAGTGGTAAGATTAGGCGTGTTGAGCTTAGGGGCCTTGAACGTGAGAAGAGAAACAAGGGTATTAGGGGTGAGCATGAGTACTTTGAGGATGACTTCCCGGACATAAGGCAGTTGAAGGTATAATACCCATATAACCCCCAAAATGGCTTTTTAAATTAATCCATATTTACTTTCATTGATACGAAATGTCCAGCGGAATAAGGAGGATCAGCCTTGGTATTGACTGGCTTGATTACGCAATGCTTGGCGGTGTACCCAGGGGTAATTGGCTACTCATCACTGGGGAGCCTGGCGTGGGTAAGAGCATACTCACAATACAGGCCGCCGGGGCTAATGTGAATGCCATGCCCGTGGTCTACGTTTCAACAGAGACCAGGTTCTATGACGTGGTGAGACAAGCCAAGCAATTCAATATTGACTTGACCGACGCGGTGAGCCTCGCGGACGTACTGACTGGCAGGGTTAAGGACGTGAAGACTAACCTGGTCGTGATAGACCTATTCGGCTTGGCCAGGGAGTATAGGGAACTCCTGAGGGCAAGTGAGGAGGAGGGTAGGACGAAGGCTAAGTCACCACTGAGTATGGAGGTTGTTATGGCAAGTATTGAGAAGGCTTATGAGATTCTCGGCATTAGTGAGGAGGGTAGGGTCACCAAGGACGTACTAGTCATAATTGACTCCCTAGCCCCCATGTGGAGTCACGCGCCGGCCATGGCTAGGCTCATTACCTACCGCCTGAGGCAGAGGCTTTACCGCTCCAATGTCACGGTGATAATGACGAATCAGTACGCGCCAACCACCGGGATGACGTTTGGTTTTGGTGCTGAACACATTGCCGATGCCATAATCCACATGTGGATCGAGGAGCCGGAGAAGAAGAAGGAGATCGAGCGTTGGCTAATCATAAAGAAGGCCAGGCTCACAAACCACTACAGGAAGGCCATGAAGTTCGAGATAGAACCCGGTAAGGGATTAACACTTATAGAACCGGGGATTGATGAACTGAGGAAGTGGTTTAATGAGTATGCAGGAAAACAGGAACCAAACGAAGAATGATGGCTGTAGTGGAAGGATAATTAGGGCCATGGAGGAGTTCTTGTGGGCCCTGATTAACAACGGCAGTAGGGATGACATAATACTGGAATTAACGCAGTGCGGTGATGAGGCTAGGCCCTATTTAACCGTTGTTAATGGTATTGACCCGGGGAACACCCTGTCCGCTGCATTATCATACCTTCAATACGTTAGGTACTCTAGGGGCGAAATAACTGTGAATAAGGATTACCTGGTGAATATTAATGAGGATTTATCAAACCCTAGGGACGCCTACTCGATCATAGTTGATAACCTCGCCCATGCATTAAGGGCCCAGGACTATGTAACCGCTGCATTCCTTGCTGACCTCGCGTTCATCGCCAGGGCATACATGCTTTGTTTGAGTAACGGTGGTGATAAATCGTGTGATTGGCTAAGGAGGTCTTTTACTGTTAGGGTTTTAATATTGAGGAGTAGAATTAACAATTATTGATCGGCCTGAATTTATAGCCATAATTAATTAACCCATAGGTGCTGTCCATCTTCACCATCCTGAATACAACCTCAACATCAACGCCGGGGCTCAGCTTCTCAGGGTCCATACAATCCACTATTTGCCCAACGACCTTAACACCGCCAAGATCCACCATACCTATGATCAAGGGTTTCATCTTCTCAAACTCAGCAGGTACTGAGTAAAGCACCGTGAAGTTAATGAGCTTGCCAGTACTTGGTAGTGGGTATGGCTTAAACTCCCTTGAACCGCACTCACACACTGCCCTTGGTGGGAAGTATACTCGGCCGCACTTAATGCATTGAACGCCCTCGAGCCTGTAGTACTGAGGCATCCTCCTCCAGTACCTTGGTACGGATAGTCTCTGGTCCACCATGTCAGCTCACCCTCCTGAGTACTACTGAAGTTGATACTAGGTCAAAGCCAGCCATGTCCTGAACAATGCCCAACTCAGCCTTACCCAGTGATTCAAAGGGCTTCACATTCATCAATTCCATAACCATCAACGCCAACTCATACATTCCCGAGGCACCCCCTGGGAACCCCATGGACTTAAGCCCACCGCCAGCATTAACGACTAACTTATTACCTACGTCCAACGCACCCGTGGATAATAACCTCGGAGTCTCGCCGGGCCTCACAAGACCCATGGACTCCAGAGCCAGCATGCCAAGTATGCTGTACGTGTCATGGACCTCGGCTAGCCTTATGTCACCTATTGATACGTGGGCTGCCCTAAGGGCCATGTTTGTGGCATCCCTGACCGAGAGTAATTCCGTGAGTGAATCCCTCTGCCCTGTGTATGTTCCGTATGCGCCAATACCAATACCATCAATTCTTATTGCAACATCGCTCTTCACGGGCTTATTGCAGAGTATTACTGCGGCTGATCCATCCACGGCCGGCGCAACATCGTATAGCCTTAATGGGTCTGCAACGACCTCCGACTCAAGCACGTCCTTAAGCGTTGCCTGCTTCTTCATGTATGCAAGTGGGTTCTTACTGCCCCTCTCATGCATTTTTATTGGCCATATTGCGAGATCCTCATAATCATAACCATACTTAAGCATGTACTCCCTCATTGCCATGGCTGCCTGAGCCGCCGGTGTTACACCAAAGAACCCCTCGTACTCATAGTCCGTAATTGTAGCCAGTGCCTTGTTTAACTTGACGTTTATGACGTCGTGCATCTTCTCGACGCCAACCACGGCCACGCAGTCATAAATACCCGCCCTGACTGTGTTGTATGCCTCCAGTATTGCCACTCCGCTTGAACCATCACCGCTCTCGATCCTAATGGCCGGTATCCTTCTCATGCCCACGTAGTCCGATAGGAATGCACCCAATGTGCCCTGGTCCTGTAGCACCTCAGAGAACGCATTCGCCACGTATATTGCACCTAGATTTACATTGCCTACCTGGTCGAGGATCTTCAGGAAGGCTTCGGCGAATAGTTCCTTGAGTCCCTTCTCATAATGCCTACTACCTGGCACCAGGGAGTGGGCTACGACATATACTTCTGTCGTATTAAACACCAGCAGTTGCCATAAATGTGAAGTTTTTAAATATTCCCTGAATATAGTCAACTAATGGTCGAGGAATTAAACCTTGAAGATATATTCACAAAAATAGATAAGGGTGAGTTGAAACTTCATGAGTTAGATAAGTTTCTTGGGGACTCCAACAGGGCCACCGAGGTTAGGAGAGTGTACCTCGAGAGGAGAACTGGCGCTCGACTTAACAATGTTGGTAAGACCGTCATTGACTTCAACACCGTAGTCGGAAAAAACATAGAGAACACAATAGGCGCAGCGCAAGTGCCAATAGGTATCGCTGGGCCCCTGCGCGTGATTGGTGATTACGCCAATGGACTTTACTACATACCATTGGCCACCACTGAGGGCGCCCTCGTTGCCTCCGTGAATAGGGGCGCCAAGATAATCACCGAAGCTGGCGGTGCAAGGAGCAAGGTTATTAATGACGGCATGACAAGAGCACCCGTCATAGCAGTACCAAGTGTAATTGATGCCGTTGAACTGGTTAATTGGGTTAATGATCACTTTAACGAGTTAAAGAACATTGCTGAATCAACAAGTAGGCACGCAAGGTTATTGAACATTCAGCCATTCATTATTGGTAATAATGTATGGCTTAGGTTTAGGTTCGCGACTGGTGATGCCATGGGCATGAACATGGTGACCATAGCCACAGACAAGGCCGTTAAGCACATACTCAGTAAATTCCCAAGGGCGCAATTGGTGGCGCTCAGTGGCAATATGTGTGTTGATAAGAAGGCTAACACCGTGAACTTCCTACTCGGTAGGGGTAAGACCGTGGTTAGTGAGGCCGTGATACCAAGGAACACCCTGGAGAAGTGGGGCGTCACGGCGGAAGACGTTGCCGAGGTTAATAACAGGAAGAACCTACTCGGTTCTGCACTGGCTCATTCCTATGGCTTCAATGCGCATTTCGCCAACATAGTCACAGCAATCTTCATAGCCACAGGGCAGGATGTCGCCCAGGTCGTTGAGTCAAGCATGGGTATTACCTGGATGGAGCCCCTTGATAATGGCGATCTCTACGTATCAGTCACACTGCCAAGTCTCGAGGTCGGCACCGTGGGTGGTGGCACCGGGTTACCGACACAGAGGGAGGTGCTTCAAATGCTCGGTGTTTATGGCTCAGGAAATCCACCTGGCTCTAATGCCCTTAAGTTCGCCGAGGTCATGGCTGCGGCCGTACTCGCCGGTGAAGTTAACCTAGTCCTTGCGCTGGCGAGGGATGAATTGGCGAGGGCTCATGAGATGCTGGGCAGGGCTGGTAAGACGTAATGCTTCGTATCCAGAAACATAAATTTAGCTATGTATCTATACGTACTCTCTATAGTACATAAATTGAAGTGATAAGGCTTATAAAGAGCTGCATTAGTAATTTTTGGGGATTAGTTTGGTAATTTATGTTTCTCCCGATAAAAAGGTTGTTGAAAAGACGCTTCAAACTGAGCTCAAGCGGATAATGCTTAGTGAGTTGATAGACGGCGAGGTAATCATCGGCGCCGCCATTATCGACTCAAACGGCATCCCACTCATTTATCACATCCCAAATACCCTCACCGTTAAATCCCTTAAAAACCTCCTTTCCCTCATAGAGTTTGCCGATCATACCGCTAAAATCAATGATGACCTCCTTGGTTCATATCAATACCTCATAATCCGCTACTCAAACTTCAAAATTGCCTTCTTTGAGATGGGTTCTAAGGGTTGGTTGATGGTTTTCGTGAATCCTGTCTGGCACGTTGAGAATGTAATGTCAAAGATTAAGCAGTTCATGCTTAAGGTTCAAAGGATGATTTAAACCCATTGGTTAAAACGGTAAGATTTGCCACCTCAAAAATTTAAGTACTTTATACCTGGATCCTACTCAATGTCGAAGATAACCGGTAGCGTGAAGATACCTGAAATGGAGGTTAAGGAGGAGGTCTCCCTGGATGCCTCGAGTACTGCCATTATCATCGTCGACATGCAAAATGACTTCGTAAGACCAAATGGAAAGTTGTACGTACCCACCGCGCAGGCCACAATACCATCAATAAGGAAAGTGCTGGCCAAGGCCCGGGAAGCCAATGTACCAGTTATATACACCCAGGACTGGCACTTCAAGAATGACCCTGAGTTTAGGATCTGGGGCGAGCATTGTGTAATGAATACCTGGGGCGCAGAGATCGTGGATGAGCTTAAGCCCATGCCGGATGACATAGTTATAAGGAAGCATAGGTACGATGCCTTCTTCGGCACAGACTTGGATTACGTGCTTAGGCATGTTGTTCACGCAATGAATTTGGTGATTGTGGGTACCGTGGCCAACATCTGCGTACTACACACGGCGGGTAGCGCTGCGCTTAATTGGTACAACGTGATTGTGCCTATTGACGGGATCTCAGCACTAAATGAATTTGATTATTACGCTGCACTTAGGCAAATAACCTTCCTATATAATGGCATACTTACAAGGGCTGATAGTATTAAGTTTGTATAGATGTATGCCTAATCCTAGGTGATTTTTAATATTATTGCTCAATGTCGAGGATACCTTTGGCTTATAGCCTCAACATACGCATTATTTCTTGAAAAATTTTGATGCAAGCAAATAGAAATTGAATGGGAACTTAATGTTAAGATTGAGAGCATCATTAAACTCCTACCTTATGGCGATTACCACTGGATTTACCTCGGGAAGAGGACAAGGATGATTTACGAAACTGTGTATGCTGTTCTCCCTGACTATGTTGACTATGTTAATAAGTCGTTGGATAGCGGTATACCTATTAATGTTCATTGGATGCCTTGATGGTTAAGAATAACATTTAAGGATTAGGTTTATTGTGTGAAAGCCCTTAAAAACGGTAAGTGATCAGCCAAGTTAAATTGAGTAGGCGTAATTATGTTGGTGGCGAAGATTGGCGTAGGGATGCCATATTCATAGCTATCTCCATAGCCGTAATAATAGCAACAATAATCATACTAATAAGGTCAGGATTAGCGGGCGCTAGGTATGAAGCACCGAAGCACCCACTATATCTAGTGCTCTCTGAGCTCATATACGTAACCCAATTGTCACTTATCGGTATTAGGCTTAGTATAATCTTTAACAGGGGCATGGGCTATAAAATAAGGTCTACGGAATTAATTAAGGTAGTTACCGCCCAAACATTTGCCTCATTGCTCATGCCTGGATTCTACATCGGCGGTGAGGCAGTATCAATAGCCTACTTAACCTTTAAGGGATTACCAACGACTAGGGCTACCGAGGGCATTACCTTTCGTTATACAGTTGATACGATAACATTAACGTCCATAGTACTCATACTTTACCTATTCAACCTAGTGATAATTCCCTACATAGCGCTTATAATTGCATTAATACTACTCATGGCATACGCCATATTGTTTATAACGATAGTAAGCGCGAGGTTAGGTAAGTACATCGAGCACATGTTTAGGTTTATTAATTCACGTATAAAAATCATAAGGAATTTCATATTAATGAATGAGAATGAGGATTACGGGCTTAAACTCTCACTGGTAGATTACTTCGTACTTTTTCTAGTGTCAATTACCCAGTGGTTGTTATCGGGACTTAATGTGATGTTAATATTCTACTCCTTCGGTGTCCACATAGGTATAATTACCGGTATTCTAATTTCATCCTCATACACAATACTTACATACATATCAGTATTACCTGGGTCAGCCGGTATTGGGGAACTTGCTAACCTATACGTATTAAATAGTCTTAAGTTGGGTAATTATTACTTGGCTTATGATATTTGGTTTAGGATAATAACATACATAGTGCCGTTAATAATGCTCATGCCAGCCTTCCTCAGCATATCAAGGAAATTAACAATGATTAATACTAATCATAGGAACCCCCAGTAGGTAACTCGGTAATTCCCGACTGCGCACCCTTAATTATTGCATCAATAACCCTTATTGCATTCCTCCTTGAAAGGTAATGATTATCATTACCACAATAAGGTGAATAGACGCACTTTGGACAGCCGTCGGCGCATGTACAATGCGTTAATACGTCAAGTGATATCCTGAGGACATCATTGATCCTCTTGAGAAGCATCTTGGCTGTACCTGAACCACCAGGGTATGAATCATAGATTATTATATGCCCCGTTGGGTATGAAATACCGCCCAGGTCTGTGGGCCCTGCACCAATTACATTCTCGCCAACCATAATGATTACGTGCTCGGTGGCGTGATAAGCCCTACCCCTCTCAACAACGTCCATGTTCTCAAATGGACTAAAGGTTATGCTCGGTGCATAAATCACAACACCCTTAGTCTTGAATTCATAACTAAGTGGCTCCACTAAGTCCCTCTTTTCCACGACCTCACCACTACTGAACCTCTTAACTATGTATCCGTGAACCACCTCCTTAATTGTTAACTTAACATACTGATACGGCACGGAGTTTATCACGCCCTCCTCAAGTACCTCATCAATCCTCGGCTCAGAGTTATAGAGCGCTGTTGTGTAAAAGTCGTAGTTACTCGATAACCTCCTTACGTGAGCTGTCCTGCTGCCCATGTCAAGGCTGCGAACCTCGTAAACCCTACCACCATGGAGATAAACGGCACCATCATGAAGCTCCCTCAACGCCGTGGGCAACTCCCTATAGCCCACAACCCTCTTATCATCACTAACTATCTTAACCACGTCACCAATGCCCCTAATGCCATGTATTGCCCTTGCAACCTCGCGACCCCTGTCAGTCACCATGTAATAATTGCCCCTGGCCTCAACAAGTCCCTCATTAACAAGCAACCTGAGGACCTCCTCGCAGTAATCATCCACTGAACCGACCTTCACGGGTCTCTCGTAAGCCATTAAAAGGCAATGCCTCCTCGCTATCTCATCATTCCTCCACTCCACATACAAGTCCTCGGGCTTTCTTGTGTAAAACTCGTGAGGGTTGGAGCTGTAGTACGTACTCATTGGATCATCACCAAGGACCTGAATCACGTAAGCCCTCTGCCCCCTCCTACCAACCCTACCACTCCTCTGTAGGTACTTTGAGTAGCTGGGTGGTATTGTGGCCATGACGGCTACGTCAATATCACCAACGTCAATACCCATCTCCAGGGTGGGTGTGGATAGTAATACCAGGTACTTGCCCTCCTTGAAGCCGTCCTCAACCTCATGCCTCTCCTCAATCGTGAGCCCAGCCCTATGAACCCTAACCCTATCACCAAACCCAGCCCTATCGGCATGTCTCTTAACCAACTCCACAAACCTATGGCTATCCGCAAACATGAGGCACTTCATGCCCCTCCTAACGCACATCCTAGCCAACTCAGCGGCCTCCGCAAGCCTACCCCTCCTTATCGGGCTAACCAGCATGTGCCTAGTTAGTCCCCTCCTACCCTCTGGACCCCTGACCAGAACCAAGTCCTCCGCACTAAGCAAATCCCTGGCAAAATCAAGTGGGTTACCCACGGTGGCTGTGGAAACAATGAACTGCCAGTCCCTCATGAACCTCCTCACCCTCTTGAGCACGTAGTGGACGTGGGCACCGAAGACGCCGTTGTATACGTGAAAATCATCAAGCACCATCACCCTATATCCACGAAGGACGTCCTTAAACTTACTCACGTGGGTCAAGGCCTCACTGACCATGTCAGGGTTTGTAATGAGTATGTCCGGTGGTGACGAGTAAACCCTGGACCTAACATCACTGGGCGTATCCCCATCATACGGCATTACCGACACATTAATTGCAGAGAGGTACCTCTGCATCCTAAGTAATTGGTCCCTGGCCAAGGCCTTAGTTGGGTACATGATCATTACCTTAACACCCTCCTTGTCCATCAATGATATTAACGGTAGTAGGAAGGCCTCAGTCTTGCCCACGCCTGTCCCAGCCATGATGACCGTGTGCCTACCCCCAGTGATTGCTTGGTAGGCGTCCCATTGAAACTCATAAAGCCTATCAACCCCGGCACCCCTCAACTTGCCTATTAACTCCCTCGGTAGGTCAAGGGAGTCCACTGACGGCCCGTAACTCGGCTCCACGGGTTTCTCCTCATGCACATAAAGAAGAATCCTGGACCTGTCACTACCTAACTCACCTATGAATTCGTCCTCAAGCATGAACTTGGCAACCACCAACCTATCGCTCCTAATCATCCTACCAACTCATGAACAGCACTACTGGAAATTAATAACTTTGGGCGAATCTAATCTCATGTACTTAATTTCATCACTCGCCTTAAGCCTGAGCACCCTAGGCTCAATCATAACCAACCTATCCCAATGCTTAACAATAGGTCTCAACTTACCACCGCACCTGGGGCACTTCCTAATCTCGCCCTCCATCTCAAAATCAATATAGCAATTAACGCACCTAAACGCATTAAGTGCCCTATTGTTGTCGAACCCCAGCGAGGTAATGCTCGGTATCTCCATGATCACGATGCCGTCAACTAAACCTGCCAGTTCCTCAATAGCCTCCCTCCTCAACGAGTCCATATTAAGGGCTACCAGGAACTCCTTATTGCCATAGATCACCCTGACCCTATCC is a genomic window of Vulcanisaeta souniana JCM 11219 containing:
- a CDS encoding DMT family transporter, with amino-acid sequence MLTYIIGIILAIAASLAWAVSPILYRIGATRSALDDLVSNSLGAFVLAIPFILLNPPLNNNAWLYGALFAMLGPVFGTYVFLISLRYADVGIANVISYAYVVILPIMLLIIKPSYLTYTWPALLIMLGLYLIMGSGKGTIYGYSMALLSAVLYAFSFLALYRAYDYTSPWGIIFIRGVALIIGALLLKIALEGTRIKLSGKVFLAGLISYGVGGPLYVLSVDYAGIAVPTLITALSPVITEVLAIVRLKEKLNRKSILGFTAVITGVVIASLIGIQI
- a CDS encoding acyl-CoA synthetase, with amino-acid sequence MNSSTLNEFLRQRNLLLNAGSYEEAKSNFRWPPPDEFNWAVDYFDKYLAETSTNPALIYINDELFKSGDSRILSYHELRARSNKLANALSDLGISRGDVVMVMLNNRPELFESFLALMKIGAVISPATTLLLPSDIEDRASRAHFKAIIADPEVVSRIDQIKGNLEKLGVKYFITLSKPGPGWLNYYELTSGKPENFQGVKTKSDDLLLVYFTSGTTAKPKMVMHTQSSYPIGHLTTMYWVGAKPGYRHMNISSPGWAKWAWSTFFAAFNAGATTVVYDYSGRFSAANHLKILENYGVDTLCAPPTVWRMIILEDLTKYNLEKIKSFVSAGEPLNPEVIERVYKAAGKYIRDGYGQTETTLMVGNFPGMKIKPGSMGKPAPGYDIVLVDEDGNPVGTNRDGHITVRTSPRPIGLMVGYDDENKNREVFRLGLYFTGDVAFMNEEGYLYFVGRADDVFKSSDYRISPFELESDLLKHPAVAEAAVVPSPDLIRGFIPKAYIVLKPGYTPSKDLAYDVFKFIRLNIAPYKRPRAIEFVPELPKTISGKIRRVELRGLEREKRNKGIRGEHEYFEDDFPDIRQLKV
- a CDS encoding ATPase domain-containing protein; its protein translation is MSSGIRRISLGIDWLDYAMLGGVPRGNWLLITGEPGVGKSILTIQAAGANVNAMPVVYVSTETRFYDVVRQAKQFNIDLTDAVSLADVLTGRVKDVKTNLVVIDLFGLAREYRELLRASEEEGRTKAKSPLSMEVVMASIEKAYEILGISEEGRVTKDVLVIIDSLAPMWSHAPAMARLITYRLRQRLYRSNVTVIMTNQYAPTTGMTFGFGAEHIADAIIHMWIEEPEKKKEIERWLIIKKARLTNHYRKAMKFEIEPGKGLTLIEPGIDELRKWFNEYAGKQEPNEE
- a CDS encoding Zn-ribbon domain-containing OB-fold protein, giving the protein MVDQRLSVPRYWRRMPQYYRLEGVQCIKCGRVYFPPRAVCECGSREFKPYPLPSTGKLINFTVLYSVPAEFEKMKPLIIGMVDLGGVKVVGQIVDCMDPEKLSPGVDVEVVFRMVKMDSTYGLINYGYKFRPINNC
- a CDS encoding thiolase C-terminal domain-containing protein, which produces MFNTTEVYVVAHSLVPGSRHYEKGLKELFAEAFLKILDQVGNVNLGAIYVANAFSEVLQDQGTLGAFLSDYVGMRRIPAIRIESGDGSSGVAILEAYNTVRAGIYDCVAVVGVEKMHDVINVKLNKALATITDYEYEGFFGVTPAAQAAMAMREYMLKYGYDYEDLAIWPIKMHERGSKNPLAYMKKQATLKDVLESEVVADPLRLYDVAPAVDGSAAVILCNKPVKSDVAIRIDGIGIGAYGTYTGQRDSLTELLSVRDATNMALRAAHVSIGDIRLAEVHDTYSILGMLALESMGLVRPGETPRLLSTGALDVGNKLVVNAGGGLKSMGFPGGASGMYELALMVMELMNVKPFESLGKAELGIVQDMAGFDLVSTSVVLRRVS
- the hmgA gene encoding hydroxymethylglutaryl-CoA reductase (NADPH), which codes for MVEELNLEDIFTKIDKGELKLHELDKFLGDSNRATEVRRVYLERRTGARLNNVGKTVIDFNTVVGKNIENTIGAAQVPIGIAGPLRVIGDYANGLYYIPLATTEGALVASVNRGAKIITEAGGARSKVINDGMTRAPVIAVPSVIDAVELVNWVNDHFNELKNIAESTSRHARLLNIQPFIIGNNVWLRFRFATGDAMGMNMVTIATDKAVKHILSKFPRAQLVALSGNMCVDKKANTVNFLLGRGKTVVSEAVIPRNTLEKWGVTAEDVAEVNNRKNLLGSALAHSYGFNAHFANIVTAIFIATGQDVAQVVESSMGITWMEPLDNGDLYVSVTLPSLEVGTVGGGTGLPTQREVLQMLGVYGSGNPPGSNALKFAEVMAAAVLAGEVNLVLALARDELARAHEMLGRAGKT
- a CDS encoding cysteine hydrolase family protein; its protein translation is MSKITGSVKIPEMEVKEEVSLDASSTAIIIVDMQNDFVRPNGKLYVPTAQATIPSIRKVLAKAREANVPVIYTQDWHFKNDPEFRIWGEHCVMNTWGAEIVDELKPMPDDIVIRKHRYDAFFGTDLDYVLRHVVHAMNLVIVGTVANICVLHTAGSAALNWYNVIVPIDGISALNEFDYYAALRQITFLYNGILTRADSIKFV
- a CDS encoding lysylphosphatidylglycerol synthase transmembrane domain-containing protein; this encodes MSRRNYVGGEDWRRDAIFIAISIAVIIATIIILIRSGLAGARYEAPKHPLYLVLSELIYVTQLSLIGIRLSIIFNRGMGYKIRSTELIKVVTAQTFASLLMPGFYIGGEAVSIAYLTFKGLPTTRATEGITFRYTVDTITLTSIVLILYLFNLVIIPYIALIIALILLMAYAILFITIVSARLGKYIEHMFRFINSRIKIIRNFILMNENEDYGLKLSLVDYFVLFLVSITQWLLSGLNVMLIFYSFGVHIGIITGILISSSYTILTYISVLPGSAGIGELANLYVLNSLKLGNYYLAYDIWFRIITYIVPLIMLMPAFLSISRKLTMINTNHRNPQ